From a region of the Gossypium raimondii mitochondrion, complete genome genome:
- the ccmFN gene encoding cytochrome c biogenesis FN: protein MPIYELFHYSLFPGLFVAFTYNKKQPPAFGAAPAFWCILLSFLGLSFRHIPNNLSNYNVLTANAPFFYQISGTWSNHEGSILSWCRIPNFYGFLLCYRGRPQRHNVSKRGGHRETIFSFFVSNFVKNSILSLPRYEQKSGAAQKLYTPFVLRTFVDSELCSRRNRTFDGPALFYAPLYPERKMSFSPLGARRSRGSREGKRTHPLLHLARDDKERASSIDEQRIDGALGIALFFSPFLSVSSDPFVRNFFVRTEPLAESNPVPQDPISAIHPPCIYAGDVASAMGFGLCRSKMMNGIVALHSPPMRKDAAEKNGTLLCSAGCVGSRITSELFTLKFKHVGAKCYPALLLRSNRSPLMLLRRRFFAFSSLCWTGALVDTWREQAKRVVRNGKKDTTTSPLCWTAAANTVVSDQDQEPIRIWILTCWWFLTVGILPGSWWAYHELGRGGWWFRDPVENASFMPRVLATARIHSVILPLLHSWTSFLNIVTFPCCVLGTFSIRSGLLAPVHSFATDDTRGIFLWRFFLLMTGISMILFSQMKQQASVRITYKKEMVVARSTLVHLRHSARAQPRPVMLWKN from the coding sequence ATGCCAATATATGAATTGTTTCATTATTCGTTATTTCCGGGTCTTTTCGTTGCATTCACTTACAACAAGAAACAACCACCAGCGTTTGGTGCAGCACCTGCATTTTGGTGCATTCTTCTTTCTTTCCTTGGTCTTTCGTTCCGTCATATTCCTAATAACTTATCCAATTACAACGTATTAACCGCTAATGCACCTTTCTTTTATCAAATCTCAGGGACATGGTCTAATCATGAGGGTAGTATTTTATCATGGTGTCGGATCCCAAATTTTTATGGATTCCTTCTTTGTTACCGGGGTCGACCCCAAAGGCATAATGTCTCAAAACGAGGAGGCCATAGAGAAACTATTTTTTCTTTTTTTGTCTCGAACTTCGTGAAGAACTCCATTCTATCTCTCCCTCGTTACGAACAAAAAAGTGGGGCTGCACAAAAATTGTACACTCCCTTCGTTCTACGAACCTTTGTTGATTCTGAACTTTGTTCGCGAAGGAACCGGACTTTTGACGGACCAGCCCTTTTTTATGCGCCGCTTTACCCTGAAAGGAAAATGAGCTTTTCTCCTCTGGGCGCTAGGCGCTCCCGTGGTTCGCGAGAAGGAAAAAGGACTCATCCTTTGTTACATCTGGCACGAGATGATAAAGAGAGAGCTTCGTCTATTGATGAACAGCGGATTGACGGAGCTCTTGGCATTGCTTTGTTTTTCTCTCCTTTCCTATCAGTGAGTTCCGATCCTTTTGTTCGAAATTTCTTCGTTCGTACCGAACCGCTTGCGGAATCAAATCCTGTTCCACAAGATCCTATATCAGCTATACATCCTCCTTGCATTTATGCCGGAGACGTCGCCAGTGCTATGGGCTTTGGCTTATGTAGATCAAAAATGATGAATGGGATTGTGGCACTCCACTCGCCGCCAATGCGGAAGGATGCCGCCGAAAAGAATGGAACGCTGCTTTGCTCTGCTGGATGCGTCGGATCCCGTATAACAAGCGAGCTTTTTACCCTCAAATTCAAACATGTGGGCGCAAAATGCTATCCTGCTCTATTGTTACGTAGCAATAGAAGCCCGCTCATGCTGCTTCGGCGGCGCTTTTTCGCCTTCTCTTCGCTCTGCTGGACAGGAGCGCTAGTGGACACGTGGAGGGAGCAGGCGAAGCGTGTCGTTCGTAATGGAAAGAAAGATACCACTACTTCGCCTCTTTGTTGGACCGCCGCCGCGAACACAGTGGTATCTGACCAAGACCAGGAACCAATTCGAATTTGGATCTTGACATGTTGGTGGTTTTTAACCGTAGGCATCTTGCCAGGAAGTTGGTGGGCTTATCATGAATTAGGTCGGGGTGGCTGGTGGTTTCGGGATCCCGTAGAAAATGCTTCTTTTATGCCTCGGGTATTAGCCACAGCTCGTATTCATTCAGTAATTCTACCCCTTCTTCATTCTTGGACCTCGTTTCTTAATATTGTGACTTTTCCATGCTGTGTCTTAGGAACCTTTTCAATACGGTCCGGATTGCTAGCTCCCGTTCATAGTTTTGCTACAGATGATACACGAGGAATCTTTTTATGGCGGTTCTTCCTTCTAATGACCGGCATATCTATGATTCTTTTCTCCCAGATGAAGCAGCAGGCATCGGTCCGTATAACCTATAAAAAAGAGATGGTTGTGGCGCGAAGTACTCTTGTGCACCTACGTCACTCGGCTCGCGCGCAACCCCGCCCCGTTATGTTATGGAAGAATTGA